The segment TAAGTCCGCGCTTCACCATGCGGGCTGCCGCGGCTTCAAGGTCTGCCTCGTATTTTTCCTTGTCCATGCCGATCTTTTCGAAGAACTGGTCCATGGTCATTTTTTCTTCTCTTTCGATCTTATCGGCCTGCTGTTTTTTAATGGAAGCCTTCTGACGGTCTACGAGGGACTGCGGCACTTCAAATTCTGTCTTGTCAGTCAGCTTGGTCATGGCGTCCTCTTTGAGTTCGTCCGCGCTCTTTTTTTCGTAGCCTGCTTCGAGCTGCTTTTTGACCTCTTCTCTGAGTTCGGCTACGCTTTTGTGCTGCGCGTTGGTGAACTCCGCAACGTATTCGTCGGTAAGCTCAGGCCTCTGCTTTTTCATGATGCCCATTATCTCTATTTCATAGCGGCTCTTGACGGCCTTGTCCTTCTTGGCCTCTTCGCCGTCTACGGGAAGCTCTATTGAAACGGCGTCGCCGGGGACCTTGCCAACAATGGCGTCGACTACTTCGGGACGCATCGTTTCCGCTCCGAGGAATATTTCTGTCTTCTGTCCGTCTTCGGCCTTCTTTTCGCTGCCGTCTTCGTAGGTGACGTAGGTGTTGTATTTAACGGAGGCGTAGTCTTCCTTTGTCACAGGACGATCCTCGTATGTGGGAACGACCTCTGAACGCGCGTCAAGAATGCTCTCTATCTGAGCGTCGATCATATCGTCAGTGACGGCGTATATTCTTTTTTCGGCCTCTATCTCAGAAATTTCGGGAATGTCGAAGTCGGGAGTCACTTCAAATTTTACCGTGAACTCGTAGGGCTCGCCCTCGGTCAGTTCGCCAGGCTTAAGGTCGGGGTCGCCGATGAGCTTAAGCTCAAATTCTTCTATCATCTTATCCAGCGCGTCAGGAATGATCTCCTCAAGCGTCTCCGCTAAGATGGCGCTCTTTGGGAAGTAGAGTTCAAGCGTTCTGCGCGGTACCTTGCCCTTGCGGAATCCCTTTATGTTGGCGCTCTTTGAAACCCTCTTGTAGGTCTCTTCAATGGCCTTTGTAACTTCCTCGGGAGTAAACTGCGCTTTTGCCTCAACGATATTCTTATCCTGCGACACTATTTCGGTTTTCAATTTATTTTTCCCCTTTCAAAATATTTCAGCAATCAATGTTTAACCATAGCATTTTACCATAACTAACTAAATTAAACACCACATGATTGTGAAAAGTTTAAATAAAAATCTTCTCGGCAATTTATAAAACCTAGGTCAGACCTATAAGTAATGCTCTTAGAAAACCTAAGGCAGCTAGAATTTCAGCCAATTTGCTGAAGAGCAGTCTGTTTTAGCCAAAGGTGCAGTGTATAAATAAGAGCAATCTCTAGACCGATATGATATTTATTTTATAAATAGATAGAATAAACGAGGAGTATGAGTAGACAGTAAATAGATATAAAAATCTCCACCAACTATAACAGTGAAGTGGGAGAAATAAAAAGTCTAGCTATCAGCTTATTTATTTGGTCGGGATGGTCGGATTCGAACCGACGACCCCCTGCTCCCAAAGCAGGTACGCTAACCAGGCTGCGCTACATCCCGAACAGATGAGATTATATCATGACTTTTGATTTTTGGAAAAGCTAATATTTTGACGAAGCGCCGCAGAGCGCGCACAATGCTTGTAAAAGGCTTAAAGAGCCTGATCGCCAGTGTATTTTATTTCGTGTATCTGCGCCATCAGCGTTGCCGCAAGGAGGATAGCCGCGCCTATAAGCTCCCGTTCGGAAAGCCTTTCTCCCAGCACCAGGTAGCCTGAGGCCGCCGCAAACAGCGTCTCTCCGCTCAATATGATGCAGGTGGCGACTGGGCTGACGTAGCGTTGGGCCGCCATCTGAAGCGTGTAGGCGATGCAGGTGCAGGCAAGCCCCGCGTAGACTATGGGCTTCCACGATTCGGCGACCCATCTCCATTCGGGAGCCTCGGCGGCAAACATCACTATCGAAGCAAAGAGCGCGACTGACGCAAATTGTATTGTGGAAATTTTTAGCGGATCGTGCTTTCTGGAAAATTTATCGCAGGCCATGATATGCGCCGCCCAAAAAAACGCTCCGGCAAATACAAGAACGTCGCCGATATTGATTGAAACGCCGGGCGTGATGGAAAGAAGGTAGAGCCCCGTCATGCTCATCGCTATTGCGGCTGCCGTGAACGGCGTGGGCAGTTTTTTTATAAAAAATCCGTATATTGGCACGATGACGATATAGGTTGCTGTGATGAAGCCCGCCTTGCTTGCCGTAGTAAACAGAAGTCCGGTCTGTTGGAGCGCGGAGGCGATGAACAAAAACGCGCCGCAGGCGACGCCGCTTTTTAGGCAGGAGCGCCACTCGGAGAGTTCAGACGAGAAAGAATATGGTTCTTCTTTGTATCTGTTCATAAAAAAGGTGAACGGAACTAGAAATACCAGCGAGACGACGTATCTGCCGGTAAGGAATGTATATGGACCGATATACTGCATGCCGAGTATCTGCGCTATGAAGGAGGTCCCCCATATCAGCGAGGCGGCGGAGAGCATTATCACCGAAAGTGTTTTCATGTTGTTTTTTTTCATTGCTGCACCAGCCAATTCTAAAAGATGTCCCAAAGGGCGCAGAGGAGATTATACTATCATTTTCAATTATTTTCGATGACTGAGCGCTGCGTTGGCGTCAGGCCGTAAAGCTGGAAGATGTCACGGTCTATCTCTTTTTCAAGTGTTATTGCGGCGTCGCTGCGCCGGCCGTGCTTCTGCGGAGGTTCATTTGCGTAAAGCGCGGAGAGCGCCTGCGCCGCGCGCTCAATTTTCTCTTTAAGCTCAAGTTTTTTTGTCTCTCCCGCGCTTATCCGACATACTGGAAGGTTGGCTATCTGCGACGGCCGAAGTTCATAGTAACCGTTTAAAAGCTCCGGGGCGCCCGCGCGGTATACGAAATCCATCAGTGTAGAATTGA is part of the Cloacibacillus sp. genome and harbors:
- the tig gene encoding trigger factor, whose product is MKTEIVSQDKNIVEAKAQFTPEEVTKAIEETYKRVSKSANIKGFRKGKVPRRTLELYFPKSAILAETLEEIIPDALDKMIEEFELKLIGDPDLKPGELTEGEPYEFTVKFEVTPDFDIPEISEIEAEKRIYAVTDDMIDAQIESILDARSEVVPTYEDRPVTKEDYASVKYNTYVTYEDGSEKKAEDGQKTEIFLGAETMRPEVVDAIVGKVPGDAVSIELPVDGEEAKKDKAVKSRYEIEIMGIMKKQRPELTDEYVAEFTNAQHKSVAELREEVKKQLEAGYEKKSADELKEDAMTKLTDKTEFEVPQSLVDRQKASIKKQQADKIEREEKMTMDQFFEKIGMDKEKYEADLEAAAARMVKRGLILDAIAEENNIEWTREELTDEIIQMAHMSGIDPKKLLDYVYGDKDRLFEMADKIRTRKATDFVAAAVKVKEVHPERIDLPTEPEAKEAE
- a CDS encoding DMT family transporter codes for the protein MKKNNMKTLSVIMLSAASLIWGTSFIAQILGMQYIGPYTFLTGRYVVSLVFLVPFTFFMNRYKEEPYSFSSELSEWRSCLKSGVACGAFLFIASALQQTGLLFTTASKAGFITATYIVIVPIYGFFIKKLPTPFTAAAIAMSMTGLYLLSITPGVSINIGDVLVFAGAFFWAAHIMACDKFSRKHDPLKISTIQFASVALFASIVMFAAEAPEWRWVAESWKPIVYAGLACTCIAYTLQMAAQRYVSPVATCIILSGETLFAAASGYLVLGERLSERELIGAAILLAATLMAQIHEIKYTGDQAL